In one Streptomyces venezuelae genomic region, the following are encoded:
- a CDS encoding glycosyltransferase family 39 protein, with amino-acid sequence MPTLRPALGTTGPAALTLLLGLWGITREDSMWRDEAATWEAAHRSLPELAHLLDRIDVVHGAYYLFMHGVFAFLGDSLLALRLPSVLAMAGAAAALAATARRLSGPRAGLAAGTAFALMPSTQHYAQEGRSYALVAAAVAVATLILVTLMDGRRGRGPTARLWAAYTTALLVAALLNWFSLLALPAHAATVLLAHRRGATRLPSRWLAAASVVVVGALPLVLASRCQARQVAWIRPLTWSTALAPLPLLAVGLLCARLSRRRAGTAAAPRTASAAPVVPVVSVGLPLLAFPVVTLLLVSLVRPLYIDRYVLYADLGLGLLIGAALAGVVRSRRLLTALVLAASAALLPLQLDLRTPQSRVDDVLAPAETVARTSRPGDGVLFIPSWRRDTAEVSPGSFTGLDDLALAESPAASGSLQGRETAPAHIRRAMLRKHRILVVADADDHPGGGRDAVKRRVLVEHFTRCTDTEVRGRRVQGYERGPRCAAPPGVVAPHQPIG; translated from the coding sequence ATGCCCACGCTCAGACCAGCGCTCGGCACGACCGGCCCCGCCGCCCTCACGCTCCTGCTCGGCCTGTGGGGCATCACCCGTGAGGACAGCATGTGGCGCGACGAGGCGGCCACATGGGAGGCCGCCCACAGGTCGCTGCCCGAACTCGCGCACCTGCTGGACCGCATCGACGTCGTCCACGGCGCCTACTACCTGTTCATGCACGGCGTCTTCGCCTTCCTCGGTGACAGCCTCCTCGCCCTGCGCCTGCCTTCCGTCCTCGCCATGGCGGGCGCCGCCGCCGCGCTCGCCGCGACCGCGCGCCGCCTGTCCGGACCCCGCGCGGGCCTCGCCGCCGGCACGGCCTTCGCCCTCATGCCGAGCACCCAGCACTACGCACAGGAGGGACGCTCGTACGCCCTGGTGGCGGCCGCCGTGGCGGTGGCGACGCTGATCCTCGTGACCCTGATGGACGGTCGCCGGGGACGGGGCCCGACCGCACGCCTGTGGGCCGCGTACACGACCGCCCTGCTCGTCGCCGCGCTGCTCAACTGGTTCTCGCTGCTCGCACTGCCGGCCCATGCGGCGACCGTCCTCCTCGCACACCGGCGCGGCGCGACCCGGCTCCCGTCCCGCTGGCTCGCGGCGGCCTCGGTGGTCGTCGTCGGCGCGCTGCCGCTCGTCCTGGCCAGCCGCTGCCAGGCCCGACAGGTCGCCTGGATACGCCCGCTCACCTGGTCGACCGCGCTCGCGCCGCTGCCTCTCCTGGCCGTGGGGCTGCTCTGCGCCCGCCTGTCGCGACGGCGCGCGGGGACCGCGGCGGCGCCCCGTACCGCCTCGGCCGCCCCCGTGGTGCCGGTCGTCTCCGTCGGCCTGCCCCTCCTCGCGTTCCCCGTCGTCACCCTGCTGCTCGTCTCCCTGGTCAGACCGCTCTACATCGACCGCTACGTCCTCTACGCCGACCTCGGGCTCGGCCTGCTCATCGGCGCCGCGCTCGCCGGCGTCGTACGCTCCCGGCGTCTCCTGACCGCACTCGTCCTGGCCGCATCCGCCGCCCTGCTCCCGCTCCAGCTCGACCTGCGCACCCCGCAGAGCCGCGTCGACGACGTCCTCGCGCCCGCCGAGACGGTGGCCAGGACCTCCCGGCCGGGGGACGGCGTCCTCTTCATCCCGTCCTGGCGGCGCGACACCGCCGAGGTCTCGCCCGGCTCCTTCACCGGCCTCGACGACCTGGCGCTAGCCGAGAGTCCCGCCGCCTCCGGCTCGCTCCAGGGCAGGGAAACCGCGCCCGCGCACATACGCAGAGCGATGCTGCGCAAGCACCGCATCCTGGTCGTCGCGGACGCCGACGACCACCCCGGCGGCGGGCGCGACGCCGTCAAGCGCCGGGTCCTGGTCGAGCACTTCACCCGCTGCACGGACACCGAGGTGCGCGGCCGCCGCGTCCAGGGGTACGAGCGCGGGCCGCGCTGCGCCGCGCCGCCCGGGGTCGTAGCCCCGCATCAACCGATCGGCTGA